One genomic window of Elaeis guineensis isolate ETL-2024a chromosome 2, EG11, whole genome shotgun sequence includes the following:
- the LOC105051536 gene encoding putative disease resistance protein RGA4 isoform X1 has translation MNIGKIGMMVGEWFLSYVLNKLADKVSLHLEDQYDLFTGVKTMLEDVKARLPRIRAVIQAAEGRPIRDAALATWLRELKDAAYEADDVLDELEFKELHNKLHNKRKVSDFASSAVKLLKHFIMFDDELENLKNLVGNLDKIYANINYIEEQLKDYNSKQRSVTRETSSVIQDIVFGRDRERDMLLDVLLPSADEPGSSIKRGTGTSSYPSLGVLPVVGIGGVGKTTLAQLIYNHERVVKHFELRKWVYVSDNFDVKRISKELVVYDSVYAQIWDDISLDGLLGRLRDATRNKRFLFVLDDVWDETGSKWKELRGVLTSGAKGSMVLVTTQSPIVAEVMGTMDPVELKSLQEDDFWRLFEHCVFGENNLKEERREKLQTIGRKISEKLHGLPLAGKVVGSLLKSQLNEKSWNMILESEWWEHEYVLDNILPSLALSYEHLNANLKQCFAYCSIFPKSYVFEQDQLVQMWMAQGFIQNKNRIRMRMEDIGSQIFDELTSRYFFLPTLNNRYVMHDLIRELAVCVSLDECLVISDEKGEIPETIRHLTLRTDKIDAFIGTQKLQNLRSILFFGVYDSEKFYHFLDGMLKQSKSLRVLDLSHLNMKLKKLPDAIGGLLHLRYLDVSCTEIEQLPKSFCWLCHLQVLNVRSCFSVRLPEDMNKLINLRHLYGEVDTISQIAGIGDLTNLQELEEFRVAKKRRHEIGELKGLRNLRRQLSIKNLEYINSKEEAMEAMLKDKEHLTALHLEKNFDAKCPPDAEKEIFEGLQPHPSLKELKIKGYGGIIFPTWMVENKFLTNLESICLECCDRLKSLPPLGQLPFLKYLRIENMPAVKRIDREFYGDTAVAFPSLESLEFTHLDEWEEWLEADGAQFSPRLHRLHLHKCFKLRKVPLRCLSSSLAELSIEDCCDFGSALSGCLESLTSLTTLRVARYRCHESLCLSNLRALEHLHLENCPQMELIGGLQFLTALEILHLRNCPPQEALCLSNLRALKHLHLEDCGNMKLVGGLQYLTALEKLELKGCLIASLEPVQVHEGEGLRTVNRLDIDGIILLQNLWILLGSLPSLQYLHIRSGYGITNFTGEQELWFQQLTSLHELEISSCQNLESLPTSLVNFSSIRRLTINFCPKISFQSLRENELPTSLEELQIMECLLLNNRCLRGGADWPKIAHIPFIHIDNKIIQQP, from the coding sequence ATGAATATAGGGAAGATCGGAATGATGGTCGGAGAATGGTTTTTATCCTACGTCCTAAATAAACTGGCTGACAAGGTTTCGCTGCATTTGGAGGACCAGTATGATCTGTTCACGGGTGTTAAGACTATGCTGGAGGATGTGAAGGCTAGACTTCCTCGTATCCGGGCCGTGATCCAGGCAGCGGAGGGGAGGCCGATCAGGGACGCAGCTCTGGCCACATGGCTGAGGGAACTCAAAGATGCTGCCTACGAGGCCGACGATGTGCTGGATGAGCTTGAATTCAAAGAGCTTCATAATAAGCTGCACAACAAGAGAAAGGTGAGTGACTTTGCATCCTCTGCTGTTAAGCTTCTCAAGCATTTTATAATGTTCGATGATGAGCTGGAAAACTTAAAGAATCTTGTGGGAAATCTTGACAAGATTTATGCTAATATCAATTACATAGAGGAACAATTAAAGGACTACAACTCGAAGCAGAGAAGTGTGACCAGAGAGACCAGCTCGGTTATCCAGGATATTGTGTTtgggagagacagagagagagacatGCTATTGGATGTTTTGTTGCCTTCAGCTGATGAACCGGGATCTAGCATCAAACGTGGGACTGGGACTAGTAGCTACCCGAGCCTCGGTGTTCTTCCCGTAGTAGGCATTGGGGGTGTTGGCAAGACTACTCTGGCTCAACTGATTTATAATCATGAAAGAGTAGTAAAGCATTTTGAGCTTAGGAAGTGGGTGTATGTGTCTGACAATTTTGATGTCAAGCGGATTTCCAAAGAGCTGGTTGTATATGACTCGGTATATGCCCAAATTTGGGACGATATTAGTTTGGATGGCCTTCTAGGGAGACTTAGAGATGCTACGAGGAACAAGAGGTTTTTGTTTGTCCTTGATGATGTGTGGGATGAGACTGGTAGCAAGTGGAAAGAACTCCGTGGTGTCCTGACATCTGGAGCAAAAGGAAGCATGGTTCTGGTGACAACTCAAAGTCCAATAGTGGCAGAAGTCATGGGCACGATGGACCCGGTAGAATTGAAGAGTCTGCAGGAAGATGACTTCTGGAGACTTTTCGAACATTGTGTATTTGGTGAAAACAATCTTAAGGAAGAGCGAAGAGAAAAATTGCAAACAATAGGAAGGAAAATATCTGAAAAACTGCATGGATTACCTCTAGCTGGAAAGGTAGTGGGAAGTTTATTGAAGTCCCAACTAAACGAGAAGTCCTGGAACATGATCTTAGAAAGTGAGTGGTGGGAACATGAATATGTTTTAGATAATATCCTTCCATCTCTGGCTTTAAGTTACGAACACTTGAACGCAAATCTAAAGCAATGCTTCGCTTACTGCTCCATATTTCCCAAGAGCTATGTTTTCGAGCAAGATCAGTTAGTCCAGATGTGGATGGCTCAAGGTTTTATCCAGAACAAGAATCGGATAAGAATGAGAATGGAGGACATTGGAAGTCAGATATTTGACGAATTAACTAGCAGGTACTTCTTTCTACCAACTCTGAATAACAGGTACGTGATGCACGATCTGATAAGAGAATTGGCAGTTTGTGTTTCGTTGGATGAATGTTTGGTCATTAGTGATGAGAAAGGAGAAATCCCAGAGACAATTCGCCACTTGACTCTGAGGACTGATAAAATAGATGCATTTATCGGCACGCAAAAACTTCAAAACCTACGGTCCATTTTATTCTTTGGTGTTTATGATTCTGAAAAGTTTTACCATTTTCTTGACGGCATGTTAAAACAATCGAAAAGTTTGCGTGTTTTGGATTTATCTCACTTAAACATGAAGCTGAAGAAGCTACCGGATGCTATTGGTGGGTTATTACATCTGCGGTACTTAGATGTCTCCTGCACTGAGATCGAACAGCTGCCCAAATCATTTTGTTGGCTATGCCATCTGCAAGTTTTGAACGTGCGATCTTGCTTCTCTGTTAGGTTACCAGAAGACATGAACAAATTAATCAACCTGCGGCATTTATACGGAGAAGTGGACACAATTTCTCAAATTGCTGGGATTGGAGATCTTACCAACCTTCAAGAATTAGAGGAATTTCGAGTCGCAAAGAAGAGGCGTCATGAGATTGGAGAGTTGAAGGGCTTGAGAAATCTTCGGAGACAGCTTTCGATCAAGAATCTTGAGTATATCAACAGTAAGGAGGAGGCCATGGAGGCCATGTTGAAAGACAAAGAACACCTAACTGCACTACATTTAGAAAAGAATTTTGACGCAAAATGTCCTCCTGATGCCGAGAAGGAGATATTTGAAGGCCTCCAACCACATCCCAGTCTTAAAGAGCTGAAGATCAAGGGCTATGGAGGTATCATATTTCCAACTTGGATGGTGGAAAATAAATTTCTAACCAATCTAGAATCGATTTGTCTAGAATGTTGCGACAGGTTGAAGAGTCTCCCGCCACTAGGGCAGCTGCCGTTCCTCAAGTATCTTCGGATTGAAAACATGCCTGCCGTAAAACGAATTGATCGTGAATTTTATGGTGACACTGCCGTGGCATTTCCATCCCTGGAATCACTAGAATTTACTCACCTCGATGAATGGGAGGAGTGGTTAGAAGCAGATGGCGCACAATTTTCACCTCGCCTCCATAGACTCCACCTCCATAAATGCTTCAAGCTAAGGAAAGTACCCCTCCGCTGCCTGTCCTCATCGCTTGCAGAGCTCAGTATCGAAGACTGTTGTGACTTCGGCAGTGCGCTGTCCGGATGTCTGGAAAGTCTCACCTCTCTCACCACTCTAAGGGTCGCTCGCTACCGCTGCCACGAATCTCTTTGTTTATCAAATTTGCGTGCTCTCGAGCATTTGCACCTCGAAAATTGCCCACAGATGGAGTTAATTGGGGGGTTGCAGTTCCTTACTGCTCTTGAAATACTACACCTTAGAAATTGTCCTCCGCAGGAGGCTCTTTGTTTATCCAATTTGCGTGCTCTCAAGCATCTGCACCTTGAGGATTGCGGAAACATGAAGTTGGTTGGGGGGTTGCAGTACCTAACTGCTCTTGAAAAACTAGAACTCAAAGGATGTCTCATCGCGTCCTTAGAGCCTGTGCAGGTCCACGAGGGGGAGGGACTGCGAACTGTCAATCGTCTCGACATAGACGGCATTATCCTACTTCAAAATCTGTGGATTCTGTTGGGAAGCCTCCCCTCGTTGCAGTATTTGCATATTCGTTCTGGTTATGGTATAACTAACTTCACAGGGGAGCAGGAGCTGTGGTTCCAGCAACTAACATCACTTCATGAGCTGGAGATTTCTAGCTGCCAAAACCTTGAAAGCCTACCTACTTCTTTGGTAAACTTCTCCTCTATCAGGAGGCTGACTATAAACTTCTGCCCCAAAATTAGCTTTCAAAGCCTTCGAGAGAACGAGTTGCCTACTTCGCTCGAAGAATTACAGATCATGGAATGCCTTTTGTTGAACAACCGATGCCTGAGAGGAGGAGCTGATTGGCCAAAGATTGCTCACATACCTTTCATACATATTGATAACAAGATCATACAACAACCGTGA
- the LOC105051536 gene encoding putative disease resistance protein RGA4 isoform X2 codes for MLLDVLLPSADEPGSSIKRGTGTSSYPSLGVLPVVGIGGVGKTTLAQLIYNHERVVKHFELRKWVYVSDNFDVKRISKELVVYDSVYAQIWDDISLDGLLGRLRDATRNKRFLFVLDDVWDETGSKWKELRGVLTSGAKGSMVLVTTQSPIVAEVMGTMDPVELKSLQEDDFWRLFEHCVFGENNLKEERREKLQTIGRKISEKLHGLPLAGKVVGSLLKSQLNEKSWNMILESEWWEHEYVLDNILPSLALSYEHLNANLKQCFAYCSIFPKSYVFEQDQLVQMWMAQGFIQNKNRIRMRMEDIGSQIFDELTSRYFFLPTLNNRYVMHDLIRELAVCVSLDECLVISDEKGEIPETIRHLTLRTDKIDAFIGTQKLQNLRSILFFGVYDSEKFYHFLDGMLKQSKSLRVLDLSHLNMKLKKLPDAIGGLLHLRYLDVSCTEIEQLPKSFCWLCHLQVLNVRSCFSVRLPEDMNKLINLRHLYGEVDTISQIAGIGDLTNLQELEEFRVAKKRRHEIGELKGLRNLRRQLSIKNLEYINSKEEAMEAMLKDKEHLTALHLEKNFDAKCPPDAEKEIFEGLQPHPSLKELKIKGYGGIIFPTWMVENKFLTNLESICLECCDRLKSLPPLGQLPFLKYLRIENMPAVKRIDREFYGDTAVAFPSLESLEFTHLDEWEEWLEADGAQFSPRLHRLHLHKCFKLRKVPLRCLSSSLAELSIEDCCDFGSALSGCLESLTSLTTLRVARYRCHESLCLSNLRALEHLHLENCPQMELIGGLQFLTALEILHLRNCPPQEALCLSNLRALKHLHLEDCGNMKLVGGLQYLTALEKLELKGCLIASLEPVQVHEGEGLRTVNRLDIDGIILLQNLWILLGSLPSLQYLHIRSGYGITNFTGEQELWFQQLTSLHELEISSCQNLESLPTSLVNFSSIRRLTINFCPKISFQSLRENELPTSLEELQIMECLLLNNRCLRGGADWPKIAHIPFIHIDNKIIQQP; via the coding sequence atGCTATTGGATGTTTTGTTGCCTTCAGCTGATGAACCGGGATCTAGCATCAAACGTGGGACTGGGACTAGTAGCTACCCGAGCCTCGGTGTTCTTCCCGTAGTAGGCATTGGGGGTGTTGGCAAGACTACTCTGGCTCAACTGATTTATAATCATGAAAGAGTAGTAAAGCATTTTGAGCTTAGGAAGTGGGTGTATGTGTCTGACAATTTTGATGTCAAGCGGATTTCCAAAGAGCTGGTTGTATATGACTCGGTATATGCCCAAATTTGGGACGATATTAGTTTGGATGGCCTTCTAGGGAGACTTAGAGATGCTACGAGGAACAAGAGGTTTTTGTTTGTCCTTGATGATGTGTGGGATGAGACTGGTAGCAAGTGGAAAGAACTCCGTGGTGTCCTGACATCTGGAGCAAAAGGAAGCATGGTTCTGGTGACAACTCAAAGTCCAATAGTGGCAGAAGTCATGGGCACGATGGACCCGGTAGAATTGAAGAGTCTGCAGGAAGATGACTTCTGGAGACTTTTCGAACATTGTGTATTTGGTGAAAACAATCTTAAGGAAGAGCGAAGAGAAAAATTGCAAACAATAGGAAGGAAAATATCTGAAAAACTGCATGGATTACCTCTAGCTGGAAAGGTAGTGGGAAGTTTATTGAAGTCCCAACTAAACGAGAAGTCCTGGAACATGATCTTAGAAAGTGAGTGGTGGGAACATGAATATGTTTTAGATAATATCCTTCCATCTCTGGCTTTAAGTTACGAACACTTGAACGCAAATCTAAAGCAATGCTTCGCTTACTGCTCCATATTTCCCAAGAGCTATGTTTTCGAGCAAGATCAGTTAGTCCAGATGTGGATGGCTCAAGGTTTTATCCAGAACAAGAATCGGATAAGAATGAGAATGGAGGACATTGGAAGTCAGATATTTGACGAATTAACTAGCAGGTACTTCTTTCTACCAACTCTGAATAACAGGTACGTGATGCACGATCTGATAAGAGAATTGGCAGTTTGTGTTTCGTTGGATGAATGTTTGGTCATTAGTGATGAGAAAGGAGAAATCCCAGAGACAATTCGCCACTTGACTCTGAGGACTGATAAAATAGATGCATTTATCGGCACGCAAAAACTTCAAAACCTACGGTCCATTTTATTCTTTGGTGTTTATGATTCTGAAAAGTTTTACCATTTTCTTGACGGCATGTTAAAACAATCGAAAAGTTTGCGTGTTTTGGATTTATCTCACTTAAACATGAAGCTGAAGAAGCTACCGGATGCTATTGGTGGGTTATTACATCTGCGGTACTTAGATGTCTCCTGCACTGAGATCGAACAGCTGCCCAAATCATTTTGTTGGCTATGCCATCTGCAAGTTTTGAACGTGCGATCTTGCTTCTCTGTTAGGTTACCAGAAGACATGAACAAATTAATCAACCTGCGGCATTTATACGGAGAAGTGGACACAATTTCTCAAATTGCTGGGATTGGAGATCTTACCAACCTTCAAGAATTAGAGGAATTTCGAGTCGCAAAGAAGAGGCGTCATGAGATTGGAGAGTTGAAGGGCTTGAGAAATCTTCGGAGACAGCTTTCGATCAAGAATCTTGAGTATATCAACAGTAAGGAGGAGGCCATGGAGGCCATGTTGAAAGACAAAGAACACCTAACTGCACTACATTTAGAAAAGAATTTTGACGCAAAATGTCCTCCTGATGCCGAGAAGGAGATATTTGAAGGCCTCCAACCACATCCCAGTCTTAAAGAGCTGAAGATCAAGGGCTATGGAGGTATCATATTTCCAACTTGGATGGTGGAAAATAAATTTCTAACCAATCTAGAATCGATTTGTCTAGAATGTTGCGACAGGTTGAAGAGTCTCCCGCCACTAGGGCAGCTGCCGTTCCTCAAGTATCTTCGGATTGAAAACATGCCTGCCGTAAAACGAATTGATCGTGAATTTTATGGTGACACTGCCGTGGCATTTCCATCCCTGGAATCACTAGAATTTACTCACCTCGATGAATGGGAGGAGTGGTTAGAAGCAGATGGCGCACAATTTTCACCTCGCCTCCATAGACTCCACCTCCATAAATGCTTCAAGCTAAGGAAAGTACCCCTCCGCTGCCTGTCCTCATCGCTTGCAGAGCTCAGTATCGAAGACTGTTGTGACTTCGGCAGTGCGCTGTCCGGATGTCTGGAAAGTCTCACCTCTCTCACCACTCTAAGGGTCGCTCGCTACCGCTGCCACGAATCTCTTTGTTTATCAAATTTGCGTGCTCTCGAGCATTTGCACCTCGAAAATTGCCCACAGATGGAGTTAATTGGGGGGTTGCAGTTCCTTACTGCTCTTGAAATACTACACCTTAGAAATTGTCCTCCGCAGGAGGCTCTTTGTTTATCCAATTTGCGTGCTCTCAAGCATCTGCACCTTGAGGATTGCGGAAACATGAAGTTGGTTGGGGGGTTGCAGTACCTAACTGCTCTTGAAAAACTAGAACTCAAAGGATGTCTCATCGCGTCCTTAGAGCCTGTGCAGGTCCACGAGGGGGAGGGACTGCGAACTGTCAATCGTCTCGACATAGACGGCATTATCCTACTTCAAAATCTGTGGATTCTGTTGGGAAGCCTCCCCTCGTTGCAGTATTTGCATATTCGTTCTGGTTATGGTATAACTAACTTCACAGGGGAGCAGGAGCTGTGGTTCCAGCAACTAACATCACTTCATGAGCTGGAGATTTCTAGCTGCCAAAACCTTGAAAGCCTACCTACTTCTTTGGTAAACTTCTCCTCTATCAGGAGGCTGACTATAAACTTCTGCCCCAAAATTAGCTTTCAAAGCCTTCGAGAGAACGAGTTGCCTACTTCGCTCGAAGAATTACAGATCATGGAATGCCTTTTGTTGAACAACCGATGCCTGAGAGGAGGAGCTGATTGGCCAAAGATTGCTCACATACCTTTCATACATATTGATAACAAGATCATACAACAACCGTGA